The bacterium genome includes the window GCCCACCCTTTTTGGGCCAGCACCATGGTGATCGCTGCCGTCAGCGTCGTCTTTCCATGATCCACGTGTCCGATCGTTCCCACGTTCACGTGCGGCTTTGAACGATTAAATTTCTCTTTTGCCATGTGTTTGTCCTCCAGATTCCGATGTGGAATTTGAATTGGTTAAGGTTTTAAACTTAAGCTTTTACTTTTTCTAACAATTGCTCTTCAACTGATTTTGGAACAGGATCATAATGATGGAATTGCATCGTATAGATCGCACGACCTTGAGTCGCTGACCGCAACGTCGTTGCATAACCAAACATTTCGGCCAACGGCACATACGCATTCACAACCTGCGCGTCTTTTCGCTGTGACATGCCAATGATCTGACCACGGCGTGAGTTGAGATCGCCCATGACAGCGCCGAGATAATCTTCCGGAACGACTACTTCAACGTCCATAATCGGTTCAAGAATGATACCACCGGCTTTTTTCACACCGGCTTGTAATGCCATTGATCCGGCAATTTTAAATGCCATTTCACTCGAATCGACGTCGTGATATGAACCGTCGAATAATTTTACTTTAATGTCTTCCAACGGAAAACCAGCCAAAACGCCATTTTTCATGGCTTCGCGGATACCTTCGTCTACTGGTTTAATCCATTCTTTCGGAATAACACCGCCCACTATGGCATTGGTAAATTCATATCCTTTGCCACGTTCATTAGGTTCTATTTCAATCCAAACGTGTCCGTATTGACCACGACCGCCCGATTGGCGAACAAATTTACCTTCGACTTCGACTTTTTTGGTAATACCTTCTTTATACGCAACCTGAGGTTTACCAACATTGGCTTCCACTTTAAATTCACGAAACATACGATCCACAAGAATTTCAAGGTGAAGTTCACCCATACCTTTGATGATCGTCTGGCCGGTCTCTTCATTGGTCGCAACTTTGAATGTCGGATCCTCTTCCGATAACTTACTCAAAGCTTCTGATAATTTTTCCTGATCCGCTTTCGTTTTCGGTTCGATCGCAACTTCGATCACCGGATCGGGGAAATCCATTTTCTCCAATAAAATCGGAGCGTCCTCTTCACACAATGTGTCGCCGGTTCTGGTAAATTTCAATCCGACAGCTGCGCAGATATCGCCAGCATAACACGCATCAATATCTTCACGGTGATTGGCGTGCATTTGCAGTACTCGTCCTACGCGTTCTTTTTTACCAGAAACAACATTTAATACATACGAACCGGCTTTCAGCATGCCCGAATAAACACGAATAAATGTCAACTTACCGACATAAGGATCGGTCATGATTTTAAATGCCAATGCACAGAATTTTTCATTATCGTCGATTTTGCGTTCGACAACTTTGCTATGATCATCCGGATGATGACCTTTGAGGACTCCGCCTTCGAGAGGATTGGGTAAATACGCCAAAACCGCATCGAGAAGACGTTGCACGCCTTTGTTCTTGAATGATGAGCCACAGAGAACCGGCGTGATCGCACATTGAAGCGTTCCCTGGTGCAACGCTTTCATAATTTCTTGTTTTGAAATTTCTTCACTGTTCAGATATTTTTCCATCAAGCCTTCGTCATAGTCGGCAATTTGCTCCAGCATAAACTGACGAGCACTTACGGCTTTATCCATAAGATCTTTCGGAATTTCAATTTCATCCCAACGCATACCTTGTGAGGCCTCATCAAACACAATCGCCTTCATTTCAATCAGATCAATCACGCCGTTGAACATATCGCCTTCACCCATAGGGAAGGTGATCGGCACAGGATGCGCGCCGAGACGCTCTTTCATCATATTAACTACATTGAAGAAATCAGCGCCAATACGATCCATTTTGTTAACAAAGGCAATGCGAGGAACACCGTATTTATCGGCCTGACGCCAAACCGTTTCCGACTGCGGCTCTACACCACCTACAGCACAGAATAGCGCAACAGCGCCGTCGAGAACGCGCAATGAGCGCTCGACTTCGACAGTAAAATCAACGTGACCCGGCGTATCAATAATATTGATGCGATGATTTTTCCAAAAACAGGTTGTCGCAGCAGAAGTAATCGTAATACCGCGTTCTTTTTCCTGTTCCATCCAGTCCATCGTTGCCGCGCCGTCGTGCACTTCACCGATACGGTGAAGAACGCCGGTATAATATAGAATGCGCTCCGTCGTCGTGGTTTTACCCGCATCGATGTGCGCCATGATCCCGATATTTCTCGTTTTTTCTAACGAATATTGTCTGGGCATATTAAAATTTTCGATTTATTTCGAGTTTGTCGTTTTTTGTTTGTTATTACCAACGGAAATGCGCAAATGCCTTGTTGGCTTCAGCCATTTTATGCACATCTTCTTTTTTCTTAACAGCCGCGCCTTCATTATTCGCCGCTGCCATCAGTTCATCGGCCAATTTAATTGCCATGCTTTTTCCGGCACGCAGGCGGGAATAAGTAATCAACCAGCGAATCGCCAGTGTTTGACGTCTTTCAGCGCGCACTTCGACCGGAACTTGATAATTGGCTCCACCGACACGGCGTGAACGAACTTCCAATAAAGGCGAAATGTTTTTGATCGCCTTTTCAAGAGTTTCGATGCCCGGTTTTCCTGTCTTTTTCTCAGTAATTTCTAATGCATCATACATAATACCTTCAGCAACGCCTTTTTTGCCTTGCCACATGATCATGTTGACGATTTTCGAAACCAGCATGCTGTTGAATTTCGGATCCACCGGAATACGGCGTTTGGGAATTCTTCTTCTGCGTGACATAGCTTCCTTTTTACTGTGCTATTAAACTGTTAAAATTTACCGACTTATTTGGCCGCTGCTTTTTGTTTTTTTGTTCCGTACTTTGACCGGCCTTGTTTACGATCTTGTACACCTTGAGTATCAAGCACGCCGCGTACGATGTGATAACGCACACCGGGTAAATCTTTTACACGGCCACCGCGAATTAATACAATGGAGTGCTCTTGTAGATTATGTCCTTCGCCTGGAATATACGCGATTACTTCCATTTTATTTGAAAGGCGAACTTTCGCCACTTTCCGCAAAGCTGAATTCGGCTTTTTGGGCGTGGTCGTATACACGCGGGTGCATACGCCGCGGCGCTGAGGACACTCGTCCAAAGCAGGTGATTTCGTTTTCCAAACTTTCGATTGTCTGCCTTTTCTGATTAACTGCTGTATCGTCGGCATTCGTATACCCTACAATTAAATGTATAGTAATTGTTTTTAAGTAACTTCGTTAACGTAACTTGCGTGAACTCTAACTTGATAAAAATCAGCGGTGTTTTTATCATTGCCTGCTCAACACATGGTGTAGGCAGGTTGAGTATCAACGAGAGGTCGGCAATATAATAGCCGAAGGGTCGAAAGTCAAGTAAAATCTTGAAGTTTGGTAAGTTTTTTTAAGTTTTTTGACCCGAAAAGCTGGAAGAACATGCGCGAAAAACGGATGGAGCGAGATTGGAGTTAAGTGCGTCCACAAGGAATCGAACCTTGAACCTAATGATTAAGAGTCATTTGCTCTGCCAATTGAGCTATGGACGCATGAAAAATAATTTTATAAGAACCATTTGTCCCGACCTGTCGGGACTATGGACGCAAATATTTCATTTTCGAACGGGGCGAATGTATATAAAAACGTTTCCTGAAGCAAGATTTTTTTAAATGGCCGGAGCGAGCATTTCCTTGATGGTTTTAGTCAAAGTTGACATGTCAAACGGCTTGGGAATTACTCCGCTAAATCCATAACTTTTGAAATCAGACATGACAGGATCGTTGGAATAACCACTGATGACGATCGCTTTGATATTCGGATCGAATTTCCGTAACCGCTCCATAGCTTCTTTGCCTCCCATCCCCCCGGGGATGGTCAAATCCATAATCACCAGATCAAACGGTTCTTCGGAAAGTTTAGCCTGTGTATAACAATCGATTGCCTCACGCCCGTCCGATGTCGTCACAATTACATAGCCGGATCGCCTAAGCATTTGAGTCATAATATTCCGTATGTCTTCTTCGTCATCCATGATGAGTATCTTACCAGCACCTGAAAATTTTGTTTCGGAACGAACTGGCTCCACTTTAACCTCACGTTCAATCGCCGGAAGATATACAGTAAACGTTGTTTGTTTACCCAATTCCGATTGAACGGCAATAAATCCATCGTGATTTTTAATAATCGAATAGGATGTAGCCAGCCCTAATCCGCTGCCTTTTTGTTTAGTAGTAAAATACGGATCAAAAATTTTCTGTAAATGTTCCGGAGGAATGCCAATACCGTGATCGGTAATAGCAATTTGCAAATACGTGCCTTCCGGCAAAGGCAATCCCATTGCCGTCGTAATCTGCAGATTTCCCGCCGATACATCGATTTTTCCTCCTTCCGGCATCGCCTGCACCGCATTGAGAATCAGATTGTGAATGACCTGGCTGATTTGGCCCTGATCAACTTCCACCGGCCATAATTCCGAGGCAATCGAATAATGACAACTAATATTGGAGCCTCGCAATGCAAATTCGGAAGAATCTTTAATCAATTCTTTAATCGATCCGGCGCTCTTGACTGGCGCGCCGCCTTTAGAAAAGGTCAACAATTGTTGTGTGAGATCGCGTGCACGCATGGAAGCTT containing:
- the tuf gene encoding elongation factor Tu (EF-Tu; promotes GTP-dependent binding of aminoacyl-tRNA to the A-site of ribosomes during protein biosynthesis; when the tRNA anticodon matches the mRNA codon, GTP hydrolysis results; the inactive EF-Tu-GDP leaves the ribosome and release of GDP is promoted by elongation factor Ts; many prokaryotes have two copies of the gene encoding EF-Tu); protein product: MAKEKFNRSKPHVNVGTIGHVDHGKTTLTAAITMVLAQKGWA
- the fusA gene encoding elongation factor G, with the translated sequence MPRQYSLEKTRNIGIMAHIDAGKTTTTERILYYTGVLHRIGEVHDGAATMDWMEQEKERGITITSAATTCFWKNHRINIIDTPGHVDFTVEVERSLRVLDGAVALFCAVGGVEPQSETVWRQADKYGVPRIAFVNKMDRIGADFFNVVNMMKERLGAHPVPITFPMGEGDMFNGVIDLIEMKAIVFDEASQGMRWDEIEIPKDLMDKAVSARQFMLEQIADYDEGLMEKYLNSEEISKQEIMKALHQGTLQCAITPVLCGSSFKNKGVQRLLDAVLAYLPNPLEGGVLKGHHPDDHSKVVERKIDDNEKFCALAFKIMTDPYVGKLTFIRVYSGMLKAGSYVLNVVSGKKERVGRVLQMHANHREDIDACYAGDICAAVGLKFTRTGDTLCEEDAPILLEKMDFPDPVIEVAIEPKTKADQEKLSEALSKLSEEDPTFKVATNEETGQTIIKGMGELHLEILVDRMFREFKVEANVGKPQVAYKEGITKKVEVEGKFVRQSGGRGQYGHVWIEIEPNERGKGYEFTNAIVGGVIPKEWIKPVDEGIREAMKNGVLAGFPLEDIKVKLFDGSYHDVDSSEMAFKIAGSMALQAGVKKAGGIILEPIMDVEVVVPEDYLGAVMGDLNSRRGQIIGMSQRKDAQVVNAYVPLAEMFGYATTLRSATQGRAIYTMQFHHYDPVPKSVEEQLLEKVKA
- the rpsG gene encoding 30S ribosomal protein S7 — protein: MSRRRRIPKRRIPVDPKFNSMLVSKIVNMIMWQGKKGVAEGIMYDALEITEKKTGKPGIETLEKAIKNISPLLEVRSRRVGGANYQVPVEVRAERRQTLAIRWLITYSRLRAGKSMAIKLADELMAAANNEGAAVKKKEDVHKMAEANKAFAHFRW
- the rpsL gene encoding 30S ribosomal protein S12, whose translation is MPTIQQLIRKGRQSKVWKTKSPALDECPQRRGVCTRVYTTTPKKPNSALRKVAKVRLSNKMEVIAYIPGEGHNLQEHSIVLIRGGRVKDLPGVRYHIVRGVLDTQGVQDRKQGRSKYGTKKQKAAAK